The following is a genomic window from SAR86 cluster bacterium.
TTTTTTAGACTTATTATTTAATTTAATATCAGACCTTGAAAATGTAAGTCAAACTTATTCATTTATGTCCTCTTTAAAATATGTTTTATTATCAGCACCATATAGGTCAATTACTTTTTTGGAGGCATCATGTTTACTTGGAACAATTGTTGCTATGGGTATATCTCAGCTTGAGGGAAATTTAAATGTTCTTAGATCAAGCGGCATGTCACCATTTAAAATTGTGTCCATAACAAGCATAAGCGCCTTATTTATTTCATTATTTTTCTTAAGTCTAAATGAGATATCTTTTAATAAAATATACTTAGATGCAAAAATAGATAGGGATGAAAATATAAATAAAACAAGCCTATCAAGTTCAGATCTTAAATGGATAAAAGATGGAGATTCTTTTCTAGGGTATACCCATATTTATGAAAATATCATATATAACCCTATGTTTATAAAGAAACTTAATAATGAAATTCAGTATGCTAAAAAAGCTGATACTGCTGAATTCGAGGACTCTAAATTGACCTTTTTAAATAATTATAGTTTTCATGCATACATTCTTTCTAATGCTGATTCAAAAAAAGAAGAATTTACTCTTCCTTATTTTGCAAAAGTTAATATAAAAAATGTTAATAACCTTAGCCTTAAAAAATTACTAGTTCATAATAAAAATGTTGATGCAAACAATATTTATAATGATAATTTGTTAAAAAAACATCTCCAAAAAGCCATATATGAGATACTGTTTGCACCAATTTCAATTTTTATATTAATTGTCTTTTGTGGTTCTTATATATTTGGTTCTTTAAGAGAGTCAAATCCATCTTCAAAAATTATATTTGCTGTGATAGTTAGTTTCTTGTACAAGACCACTCAGGATTTCTCAATTAGTTTTTTTATCTCCTATAACTTACCCCTAATAATAGGTGTAATTTTACCCTCAACTGTAGTTGGACTCATTGCAATTAATTTATATAAAAAAATCTAGATATTTCTTAGTCTTGTTTTAGATATCAAATCACTTAAAGTAATCCCATCCCTAGAAAAGTAAATTTGTAACATTGGTATGCCCAAAGTTATTATAACGAATATATTTGCTACAAATCTTAGAAATGTTTGATAAATTTTTATTTTTTTATTATTTTTTGCATATATTTCTATTTTCCATACAGACATCCCAAGTGTTTTGCCTCCAACTATCCAAAAATAACTATAAAATGCCCATGATGAAAAGAAAACTAAAGTTAATCCAATCCATGGATTAATTATCTCGCCGCCATTTATTAAAAGCGCTGCTGAGCCTACTGCAAACCAGACCCCAAGAAGAAGAAAAAAATCATATATTGTTGACGCAACTCTTTTAAATATTAAAACTTTGTGTGATTTTTTTGACATTTTGCTATAGTACTTAAAAGAATTATAAATATAAACATTTATGCAAGTTTCCTCTGATTTTTTAGGTCATCCAAAAGGACTATATGTTTGTTTTGCCACAGAAATGTGGGAAAGGTTTTCATACTATGGTATGAGGGCTCTTTTAATCTTTTATCTTACTCAACATTGGGAATTTTCTGATGGTGTAAGTTATTTAATTTATGCTGCATATACATCTTTGGTATATATAACACCAGTTTTTGGTGGAATTATTGCTGATCAAATTTTGGGTTCAAAGAAATCAGTTACCTATGGTGCAATTCTTTTAGTATTGGGCCATTCGGGGATGGCAGTAGAGAGCAATGTTCAAATCTTTTATATTTCATTAGCTCTTATTGTTGCGGGAGTTGGTTTTTTAAAACCAAATATCTCTACAATGGTTGGTTCTTTATATAAAGAAGGTGATCCAAGAAGAGACTCAGGTTTTACTATTTTTTACATGGGTATAAATATTGGTGCTTTCAGCGCATCATTATTATGTGGATATCTTGGCCAAACATTTGGTTGGGCATATGGATTCGGTGCAGCTGGTATAGGCATGTTGCTTGGGTTAATAATCTTTTTATGGGGTCAAAAATACCTGGAAGGTTTAGCTGAGCCACCTTCAAACAAATATAAAGAGATAAAAATGGGATTATCTTATGAATATTGGGCTTATTTATCAGGTGTAGCGATAGTATTAGTTGCATGGTTTTTA
Proteins encoded in this region:
- a CDS encoding LptF/LptG family permease, with the protein product MGIFTKYLIKRSFITILIVLLIFTFLDLLFNLISDLENVSQTYSFMSSLKYVLLSAPYRSITFLEASCLLGTIVAMGISQLEGNLNVLRSSGMSPFKIVSITSISALFISLFFLSLNEISFNKIYLDAKIDRDENINKTSLSSSDLKWIKDGDSFLGYTHIYENIIYNPMFIKKLNNEIQYAKKADTAEFEDSKLTFLNNYSFHAYILSNADSKKEEFTLPYFAKVNIKNVNNLSLKKLLVHNKNVDANNIYNDNLLKKHLQKAIYEILFAPISIFILIVFCGSYIFGSLRESNPSSKIIFAVIVSFLYKTTQDFSISFFISYNLPLIIGVILPSTVVGLIAINLYKKI
- a CDS encoding RDD family protein; this encodes MSKKSHKVLIFKRVASTIYDFFLLLGVWFAVGSAALLINGGEIINPWIGLTLVFFSSWAFYSYFWIVGGKTLGMSVWKIEIYAKNNKKIKIYQTFLRFVANIFVIITLGIPMLQIYFSRDGITLSDLISKTRLRNI